A window of the Radiobacillus deserti genome harbors these coding sequences:
- a CDS encoding TIGR04282 family arsenosugar biosynthesis glycosyltransferase translates to MAKAPIPGYCKTRLIPYLEADVCADLQEALLLDLINLKKELEPEIDVWIAYTPEASEGYFKTLCNQCFPQIGENLGERMKNGIRKLIAKDYASVLVIGTDTPLNKMDIKYAVKRVKKHSVVIGPALDGGYYLIGVTHHIPSLFEHIKWSTDSVFKETVNRIKCNNLIVDVLPKKRDIDDWEDLLFYQEKKTNPHLDRWKTNHLSR, encoded by the coding sequence ATGGCAAAAGCTCCAATTCCCGGATACTGTAAGACGCGACTAATACCATATTTAGAAGCGGACGTATGCGCCGACCTTCAAGAAGCATTATTGCTGGACCTGATCAATCTGAAAAAGGAGTTAGAACCAGAAATAGATGTTTGGATAGCTTATACCCCAGAAGCTAGTGAGGGATATTTTAAAACACTTTGTAACCAGTGTTTTCCGCAAATTGGTGAAAACCTTGGAGAGAGAATGAAAAATGGAATTCGTAAGTTAATCGCAAAAGATTATGCATCGGTACTTGTAATTGGTACAGATACCCCTTTGAACAAAATGGATATTAAATATGCCGTGAAACGAGTGAAGAAACATTCTGTTGTGATTGGACCAGCCTTAGACGGTGGCTATTACTTAATTGGCGTAACACACCATATTCCTAGTCTTTTTGAGCATATAAAGTGGAGCACAGATTCGGTGTTTAAAGAAACAGTCAATCGAATAAAATGTAACAACCTTATTGTGGATGTGTTACCGAAGAAGCGGGATATAGATGACTGGGAGGATCTATTATTTTACCAAGAAAAGAAGACGAATCCCCATCTAGATAGGTGGAAGACCAATCATTTGTCACGATAA
- a CDS encoding TIGR04283 family arsenosugar biosynthesis glycosyltransferase gives MLGCLSVIIPVWNEIDHLRPLLETLSKHKQIEIIIADGGSTDGTAELASEYGQVVSSKRGRASQMNKGAEAATGKILWFLHADSKIEDHMAQSICFTMEDSNILGGGFSIQFDDSSFLLKMIAVGSNIRARFFHIYFGDQAFFVRKSVFDEMGGFPKVSLMEDWLISKKMKKRGKLQHLRGPIYASARRFKKNGIIRTFVTMQLIKILFVLGVSTATLERVYQRERL, from the coding sequence ATGCTAGGTTGTTTAAGCGTCATCATCCCTGTGTGGAACGAGATAGACCATTTGCGTCCACTTTTAGAAACGTTGTCTAAGCATAAGCAAATCGAAATCATTATTGCAGATGGTGGTAGTACAGATGGGACGGCAGAATTAGCTTCGGAATATGGACAAGTTGTTAGTAGTAAACGGGGAAGAGCTTCCCAAATGAACAAAGGGGCAGAAGCAGCAACTGGAAAGATTCTTTGGTTTTTACACGCGGATTCTAAGATTGAAGACCATATGGCACAGTCTATTTGCTTTACAATGGAGGATTCTAACATTCTAGGAGGGGGATTTTCGATTCAGTTCGATGATTCTTCTTTTCTCCTGAAAATGATTGCAGTTGGATCTAATATTAGAGCGAGATTTTTCCACATTTATTTTGGTGATCAAGCCTTCTTCGTACGTAAATCCGTGTTCGATGAAATGGGAGGCTTCCCAAAGGTATCTTTAATGGAAGACTGGCTTATTTCAAAAAAAATGAAAAAAAGAGGGAAGCTTCAGCATCTCCGGGGTCCTATTTATGCGTCTGCTAGAAGGTTTAAAAAAAATGGAATTATCCGCACCTTTGTCACAATGCAACTAATCAAAATTTTATTTGTGCTTGGCGTTTCTACCGCAACCTTAGAAAGGGTGTATCAACGTGAAAGGCTGTAA
- a CDS encoding dihydrolipoyl dehydrogenase family protein, with protein MRSYDLIVIGAGAGGLTVAKGAAAFGATVALVEKKSHIGGDCLHYGCIPSKTLVELAKKVHDIHANAKGFGLEAEGQLNLSIIMEHVQDVITHFHTIEEDSNLIDLGIDLYKGHASFVTEHQIEIDRKQRINGKRFVIATGSSPIIPDIKGIENTPHYTNETIYQLDKVPNRLVVIGGGPTNLELGQCFARFGSDVTILDEAKTFLAQQDEEIALALRDRLTEEMSIHTNSLVVEIEELDVEKKVKFLKDGNLETIVADEVLVGVGRQANTSNIGLNEIGVQLDNVHNVLVNPYLQTSKPHIYAIGDVHGKFCFSHAAGVEGKVVVQNAVLGLKKKIRYDNIPYTFYTDPEIFHIGMTEKEAIKKYGKHNVGVLNVQAAEIDRFITSGDEKGFVKVIISKRGKILGAQAIGKHADDWMQALVFAKTKKYRVGALSTVVYPYPSNTGILQAVGDTYWRQKFHTKWSKWMKRYTQIFR; from the coding sequence GTGAGAAGTTATGACTTAATTGTAATTGGAGCAGGGGCAGGAGGATTAACGGTAGCAAAAGGAGCGGCCGCTTTTGGAGCAACGGTAGCACTTGTCGAGAAGAAATCACATATAGGAGGAGATTGTCTACATTACGGCTGTATTCCTTCGAAAACGCTAGTGGAGCTAGCGAAAAAGGTGCATGACATACATGCTAATGCAAAAGGTTTCGGGTTGGAAGCAGAAGGACAACTTAATCTCTCAATAATAATGGAACATGTACAGGATGTAATTACCCATTTTCATACGATAGAGGAAGATAGCAACCTTATAGATTTAGGGATTGATTTATATAAAGGACATGCGAGTTTTGTAACGGAGCATCAAATTGAGATTGATAGGAAGCAACGTATAAATGGAAAGAGATTTGTGATTGCAACAGGTTCAAGTCCCATTATCCCGGATATTAAGGGGATAGAAAATACGCCACACTACACGAACGAAACGATTTATCAGCTGGATAAGGTACCAAATCGATTAGTCGTAATCGGAGGCGGACCGACTAACCTTGAGTTGGGTCAGTGCTTTGCAAGGTTTGGAAGTGATGTAACGATCCTAGATGAGGCTAAAACTTTCTTGGCTCAACAAGATGAAGAGATTGCACTTGCTTTGCGTGATCGATTAACCGAAGAGATGTCGATTCACACGAATTCACTAGTTGTCGAGATAGAAGAGCTAGATGTAGAAAAAAAAGTGAAATTCCTGAAAGACGGAAATTTGGAAACGATCGTGGCAGATGAGGTTTTAGTAGGGGTGGGAAGACAAGCAAACACATCCAATATAGGATTAAACGAAATAGGTGTTCAATTAGATAACGTACATAATGTGTTGGTAAATCCGTATTTACAAACCTCAAAGCCACATATTTATGCAATTGGAGACGTACATGGGAAGTTTTGCTTTTCACATGCAGCTGGAGTAGAAGGAAAAGTAGTCGTGCAGAATGCTGTGCTTGGATTAAAGAAGAAAATACGCTACGACAATATTCCCTACACCTTCTATACCGATCCCGAAATCTTTCATATTGGAATGACAGAAAAAGAAGCGATAAAAAAATACGGCAAGCATAACGTCGGCGTTTTAAATGTCCAAGCAGCAGAAATTGACCGATTTATTACGAGTGGGGATGAAAAGGGGTTTGTTAAAGTCATTATCAGCAAACGTGGGAAAATCCTTGGGGCTCAAGCGATTGGGAAGCATGCAGATGACTGGATGCAAGCGTTGGTGTTTGCCAAAACAAAGAAATATCGTGTAGGAGCCCTATCTACAGTTGTATATCCATATCCAAGTAATACAGGGATATTACAAGCGGTTGGAGATACGTATTGGCGTCAAAAGTTTCATACGAAATGGTCGAAATGGATGAAACGATACACTCAGATATTTCGATAA